The window CTACCTTTTCCAGGTAAGGAATTCCTTTGACGTAATAGTCGGGGTTCCTGACCATAACCACACTGTCTCCCCGCTTCCATTCGACAAATCGGAAAGGGCCGGTCCCGACGGGCTGGCTTTTCAGACGGTCTATGGCTTGCCGGGAAACAATCACGGCATCGCCCCTTGCTACATTAAAAAGAAAGTTAGAATCGAATTTTTTCACTTTAAACTTCACGGTCAAAGGATTGATGACCTGGATGGATTCTACCCCCATGTAATATTTCCGATTGACGGCGGCCGTCTTGGGGTCTAAAAGTCTTTCGAAAGAAAATTTCACGTCTTCGGCTGTGCAGGGGCTCCCATCATGAAACTTGATCCCTTGGTACAGATTGAAGGTGTATTCTCTTCCATCCTTAGAAATGTTGTAACTTTTCGCCAGAGCGGGGACTACTTTACCATTGCGGTCAACCTTGAGCAGACCTTCCAGCATGTTGTAGTGGACCACTCGCTTGATCGTGGCCGCCGGGCTTGTAGTCGGATCCAATCCGGGAGGCTCAGCCGAGAGGGCAATGGTCAGTGTCCCTCCATAAATTGGTTTTTGCGCCAGGGCCTCGGAGGAAAAAATCCCCCCCAGGATCAGGCTGAAAAAAATCAGAGAAAGTCCAAAAAAGTTTCCCTTTTTTATCTGCTTTCCCATCTTAAAATTTCCTCCTTAAGAAAAGAAAATAGTCATTAAGTCATTGGTCATTGATCATTGCCTTTGGCCCATCGCCTATTGCCTATCGCTTATCGCCTTGTGCCTCACGCCTTTCTATATTCTATTCTTCCCCCGACCATGGTCATCTCCACCGGGATGTCCTTAATCTCATCGGGGGTCACCCGCCGCGGATCTTCGCCCAAAATAACCAGGTCAGCCACTTTCCCGGTAGTGATCGACCCTTTGAGATTTTCTTCGAAAGAAGCATAGGCCGAAGCCATGGTGTAAAGATAGATGGCTTCATCAACAGAGATCTTCTGCTCGGCCCCCAATACTTCTCCGGTCGCACTCTTACGGGTGACGCAGCTTTGAATCCCCAGGAGCGGCTCATAAGGCCCACAGGGATTATCCGAGCTTCCAGAGACCGGGATGCCATAATCCAGGAAAGATCGGTGGGCGAACATCATTTCCACCCGCTCCTGACCATAATAAAGGATCATTTTTTCCCCGTGATAGTGGATATAGGAGCCAAAGGGGACGGCCAAAAGCTTGAGTTGCTTCATGCGTTTCAGGATTCCCCGGTTAACCACCGTGCAGTGTTCCAGGCGGTGGCGGTGGTCCTTTCGGGGATATTTTCTCAGGGCTTTTTCAAACCCGTCCAGGGTCATTTCAATGGCTCGATCTCCGTTGGCATGGACACAGACCTGGAATCCAGCTTGATGACCCCTGAGGATGGATTCATGCAGGGCCTCCTCGGATTCTGCGACCAGAATCCCCTTATTCTGGGTTCCAATGTACGGTGCAGAGAGGAAGGCCGTGCGGCCGGCAATGGCCCCGTCGGCGATGATCTTGATCCCGCCAACCTTCAGCCATTCATCCCCAAATCCCGTCTTCAGCCCCAGGGCCTGGAGGTGGGGAAGATATTCATAGGTAATGAGCATATAGACGCGCAATCTGAGTTCCCTCTTCTTCCATACTTCCTGGTAGGTATCCAAGGTCATGGCGGAGACTAAGGCGTCGTTTACGCTGGTAATTCCCGAAGCCAGGTATTGGTCACAGGCTATGCGTAAACCTTTTATTCGATCTTTCAGAGAAAAGGGAGGAATAATCGGAGGCTGGCCGGTCATACCTTCAAAAATATAGGCAAACTCCGCCCGCTCATAAAGGATACCATTCAACTTCCCGGTTCGAGGATCGCGCCCGTAGGCTCCTCCTTTCGGATCGGGGGAATCTTCAGCAACGCCCCCCGCTTGCAACCCTTTGCTGTTCGTTACACCCCAGTGGCCGCTAACATGTTGGATAAACACCGGGTGGTCAGGGGAAACTTCATCAAGATCCCCGCGGTTCAAAAGGCGTTGGTCAACTGTTTTAGTGTCATCGTAGCCCACGCCCCGGATCCACTCTCCCGAAGGCTTACGTTTGGCTTCCTTCCGGACTACCCGCTGGATATGGGTGATTGACCTACAGAGTTTCGGGTTGCAGTCAATTTGCAGGAGGTTTGTTCCCTCTTGGGATAAATGTTGATGGGAATCGATGAAGCCAGGCGTGACCGTACGTCCTTGGAGGGCAATGGTTTTGGTCTTTCCCCCGGCCAGAGCTTTGATTTCTGCATCCCTCCCTACTTTTAAAAACCGGCCACTTTTAATGGCTACAGCCTGGGCTTTCGGCCTCCTTGGGTCCATGGTAAGAATATTCCCGCCCCAGAGGATGACCTCAGCAGTCATTTCCTTGGGCAAGGAATACGCTTTTCGGATCATTTTCTCCGTCATAATCCTTCCTTGAATGCACCTTTCAGCCTGCCTGCGTATCCGCATACTCCAATACTTTATCGATCACCCTTAACCCTTCTCGAAGTTCGTCCTCTTTTATGCAAAGCGGGGGGGCAATGAATAGGAAATTCCAGCGCACGGTTGTATAAACGCCTCCTTCCAGCAGACGTTTGTTGATCTCCCGGCTGATAGCCGCCTCCGCCCCCATGGCGTTCCACTTTACCAGGGGTTCACGGGTTTTTTTATCTTTGACCAGCTCGATGGC of the Deltaproteobacteria bacterium genome contains:
- a CDS encoding amidohydrolase, coding for MTEKMIRKAYSLPKEMTAEVILWGGNILTMDPRRPKAQAVAIKSGRFLKVGRDAEIKALAGGKTKTIALQGRTVTPGFIDSHQHLSQEGTNLLQIDCNPKLCRSITHIQRVVRKEAKRKPSGEWIRGVGYDDTKTVDQRLLNRGDLDEVSPDHPVFIQHVSGHWGVTNSKGLQAGGVAEDSPDPKGGAYGRDPRTGKLNGILYERAEFAYIFEGMTGQPPIIPPFSLKDRIKGLRIACDQYLASGITSVNDALVSAMTLDTYQEVWKKRELRLRVYMLITYEYLPHLQALGLKTGFGDEWLKVGGIKIIADGAIAGRTAFLSAPYIGTQNKGILVAESEEALHESILRGHQAGFQVCVHANGDRAIEMTLDGFEKALRKYPRKDHRHRLEHCTVVNRGILKRMKQLKLLAVPFGSYIHYHGEKMILYYGQERVEMMFAHRSFLDYGIPVSGSSDNPCGPYEPLLGIQSCVTRKSATGEVLGAEQKISVDEAIYLYTMASAYASFEENLKGSITTGKVADLVILGEDPRRVTPDEIKDIPVEMTMVGGRIEYRKA